ACGAATGTTATTACTGGCAAGCAATAGATGCTAGCGGCATGGATCCCTCCAGTAGAATCATCCAATTGGTAATGAATCTATTTACTACCGTTACATATCCCATGGTTCGAACTAAATGCATGAACCTAGTTTGTAAATTAGCTACTGAATTGGATGTGTACAATAGTGATTCTTCTACCTATCAATTTGCGAATTTGTTAGAGAACATTTTGGACATTTATAAGCAAAGTAATTGGGAGGTGAGGGAATCTATTCTACACCTATCTCTATCATTGATTAATTCATTCGATTCttataaatgttacataTCCAGTATGAATAATCTCTGGATATATAAATTCGTGGTGGAGGTATGCAagtgtttatttaggttgTTCTGAATACGATGGATTTCACTATGAGCGTTGGGAATAGATTTATCAAGCATGCAGAATATCAAGAATTATTCCACTCTGTTTGGGTCTCTTTACTGCGTATTTTGCCCAATAAACTagtaaatattgattttattgtggtatgtttaatttcaattagattgataaaatattttcgGTGTtcgataaaattatcactaaGAACTATGATTTTGTAAATCAGCCATCTCATTTTCATGATGTGGTGCTTGAGTACTTATCGCTAACGGTATGTCTATTTGAAGAATGTGCCCTAAAcccaaataatcaaataacaATGGTGGCCCAAAGAATACAATTGTCACATCTATTTAGTCTCATTGTGAAGCTAGTATCCAACAACATATTggtcaataaattattagtaCTGGTATATTTTATGCCAAGCTGCGAATTAACTGAGTTTCACCAATTTCCCCAGCAATTAATAGTCAATTTATGGCGTGATATGTATACAACCGACCGCTATACTACCACAATCAATGCTGATAGTTGTTCTACAATGGAATTGTTCTTGCCTCCCATCGTGTCCTATTACAATCGCTCACcagatatttttgacaaatttctGGCTAATATTGTAAGTGGAATGGGTAATCCAAAGGAGAGATTAGTATGCTTACTGAATTTTATTGAGAAGGAGAGATCACGAGATACTAGGTTGTATGGATGTTTGATAGCACAGAAGATTACCAAAATTATAGCCAAAATATATCCTACACTTGTAGATcatcaacaaattataGCCAAACTTGGCGAATCTGTAAAGATTTTGATGGGTATGTACAAAGAGTGTGAGGGTGCGGGTAAAacatttatatcaaaacAGTGTACCTACTCTATCGGCAATAGAACATCCAGGAGCGATATCgatgatattaaaatgcCAATATCCTACAGAGTACACAACCTAATGGATAggttatatattaacatcATGGAAAAAGTCATTTAAAacttaaaattttaatgagaAATGCTCATGACTCGTATAATAGGTTAATTTTATCCCCTGATTATTATAAGATATCAATTGGCAACAATATAGTTgttatatagataattaGTGATAGTATATTTGACAGtttatgttatttaatatttaataaggGGGTTTTTAAAGGTGTTTAGATACGATTAAAATTCAGTTAAACAgtatatgataataataataataataatacaaaagTTGGAACAATGCTGCTGTGCGTGTgtattttaattcatttattagttattgAACCATATTATTATCCAGTAATTAGACATGtgacaaatattttgtattgatttattttcacataatttttaataattgattgaaACCAATAATCCTACTTTGtaacatatatactaatataataaatatcatagttgattaaattgttaaatgtCCAGCCAACTAAGTGGCTAGGTAAtctattattatataattagcGATTGATGATGATGGATATATCATGCTGCATTGTTATTCATAACAATAACTTATATGTGAATCTAAACAAGTATATGCATAGGCCAAATAGgtaatgttatttttgtgTATGCCGTTTAGATTTACATAAGatataatagtatatattattagtaCTGTAGGGTagttatcaaaaattaaattttacagaTAAAAGGCCAGATGGCGATGTTTCTCGAGccataaaataatataacttCAATACTGCATGGACTATATTATTAGCTgtattttgcaataatCTTGGTTAGTTTACTAACATACAAAAGCCGTACAGGGATTCGTCGGATCATCCTTAAGATTTTAATATCTATTTGCTGGTGACGACTAAATCTTTGAGGGACGCGCTGTTCTTTTCCATACCAAACTTTTTCTCAAAACTTTCGCGAGTAAAAGATTTTGGTGGCACGGTACCAAATCTATCGaacaatttggaatataaattgaaaataaatcGAGCGAAAGAGGGACGATATTCCTCTTTCAAACTCATAATGGAGTGTTCATTGATCTTTTCCAATTGAGGCAATAAATGGATGAAGGATTCCCTCAGTGCAACTTTAACGATAGTTTTTAATGCCCCTTTGATGTATTTACGGCCCTAGGAATTAACTAGATGAAATACCTTGGAGTGGATGTGTTTGCCGGCAGATAATAGGGTCTTCTTCAACCGCTTACCCCAAGAAAGATTGACCTTCTCCTCACCGTTGCCAGCAAGTTTTTTACCAGTATCAACGTTCAATTCCTAACATTGGCAATGTGTTACCTCGACAAAACTCAGCATTTGCAATAAAGagttatattgtaaattgggATCCATTCCGTATTTTTcgaaaatttgaattaaaCGGTTTGATAACTTATTCCCTAAAGTAGACTCTAAATGGGTTAATTGGTCCTCAATCAACGAATAAAAGTCTATATCTGCCGTTAGTAGGTCAAAAATTGGCTGCAAAAAGTTTTATATGCAACGCTGAAATAATTACTAAACGCAAAACATATCCATGTAACGGAAAAGGGGTATTTATGTGATGTAGAAGGGTTGGATGATTAATTAGCTTTACATGGGGGTCAATAAGTATTACCTGGATATTTTACGTTCTTATCCAGTACTCTGGCGTAAGTAGAAGCggatataaaaatttggcatGCAGCTACAACCAAAAGGGATTGTGTAAACTTCATTTTTAGTGATTGATACCGATGTCGCATCAGGTGGAATCTGTGCCGGCAGGTGCGCATAAAACCTATAATTCTACATGCACGAACAATTAACTTCTCtgtattaatttcatacaGTAATCTTGAGGGATTTGTCCATCGTTGTTTATGTAGCTAATAAGTGccaataatatatcacGTTGTATGTGGGTGTTAACGCCCAAATTTTTGAGCATTTGATCCACATCCGCATCTTTCAACCTTGAATCAAAACCAACCCCAGCAATTAGCTGATATCGTGGGAATAAGATCCCATTTCTTAACTTATTCACAATTTCTTGGCCTGTATAGCATCCCTTTGTCcgtgatatatataattcattatcCAAGTTTATGTCTTGTGGCACCAGTCTTTTGCCATAGGCATATCCTACATCTTCTATTAATTCTAGGTATCTAAGTAGTATTTTGTAGAAATTATGGTTCTCGAAATCGTAATTTTCACGCTCTATGCCttgtatatcatcattttgcGAGAGTATTCTTAATCCGAGTTTCCAGTGTCTAGGATCTTGGTAGTATTCATTGCTGATTTGGGGaaacaaatcatttgtaGTCGTTATTTTTTGTTCATTTGGTGAAGTTGTTGCGATAAGTGGAGGTAAAAATTGGTATATATTGCGGATGATAGGGGTGATTGATACATTAGATGATAACTTCCGCCTCTAATGTCACTAGTTGTTTACcttaaataaatcaattaaatcCTGATAACTTCTATTACCCACATCTATTAAGTACCCTGATTGCATTTTGATGATGAAACAATCAGCAACGATTTTGCCATGTGGtgtcaaaaataaacttgATATTGCCGGGTATTTATTAGCAATTGGTGTTTCTTGGATTAATTTAGTAAGATTGTTGGTCGTTATACCTTGTAAGAAGCTAAATAATTGCGCTTGTTACTGTTCGGTATCGCTTCCATTCAATCTTATGTACGATCTATTTGGTATTTTGCAGACTATATTGTTTTTTACGAGTCTTAGCAGTTTTTCTGTCATTGTTTCCAGCATCCCTCTTTGCAATTTTTCTAGAgttataaataatcaatcgTTCTAATTCTAGCTCTTCAATCGTTATCTATGtcatttaattgttatttttgaataaatgTTAAAGAACTAGGATTACCTTATCCGAGACAGGATTGCCTAACAAGTTGAGATCCCTGAGATTAACAAAAGccttcaaatttaatgcATAACTAAATTGTATCGACAATACCTTTTATCGTAAATGGAATTATTTCCAAGGTCCAGGGTTCTGATGCTTGACATGACATCCAGCTGGTCCTTGGAGGGGagtgtaattattttgttacCGTTTAGGCGGAGTTCTTTTAGGCTGGGCCAGAATTTCGTCAAAGGGAATTCCTATTTCAATCAATAACTATAAATGATTCTAAACGTGATCCATGATTAAATTTTAGACTCTCCAAATACATACAACAGTAATTGTTATGGATACAGAACCAAGAGCAAAATTGTAGACATAAATCAGTATATTGCCGTACTAATGTGcattaatatcatataaaGCAATATTAAAGTGTAAATGATAAGTTTAGAATGGATGATCACAATGATTATAAAATcgatatttatttatacaatttgtatGATATATACCCGTATTTTATTCCTGGAAAGAGATACCTTGGCGAGTTTCTTATTATGCGCAGATGGTAATCCTACACTTTCAATCAGATTATCCGATAATACTATGTTATAATCTACGTACTTAGAATCTCCAGAGATTccaattttgaaattctAGGGAATTTAGCTAGATTTATTATAACTTACTAATTTTGTTATTGTTAGCCACGATTACCTTCAAGTTTGTGCAGTCATTAAGGGGACTTATATCATCCAACTAGGTAATTGGGGTGattacattattattggcGAGGTTGATATACTCTAATTTGGATAACTGTGTTATTCTAACGtccaataaattcaatttattattacttAGGTTTATGTGTCTTAGGTAGTAGTTGTTTATTAGAAACTCAATGGAATCCAAATTGTTACATCgaaatgatatatattccaAAGATGTAAAGGGCTCCAATGATTCTATATCTCTGACATTTGAATCTTCAAGTACAATTTTCTTGATATCGAAGCCTTTGTCTATACctttaaattgtttggcaAGTTCGGCAAGGGTGAGACTGCTAGACATGTAGGCCCTACAACAAACTATAGACCAGTAACTATATGGATTTTAACTATGTATACTATTATTACGTAACTGATTGATCATTTAAGTTTATAGTGTATGATTATTCAATTGTGATGTCAAAAACTATTCATAATTCTTCACAATAACACACAAACACAatctaatatataaaaacagACATGTATCAGTGCATAACTAACAACTAGTACAAACCCACATAAAAGTAGATATGGCGGAATACTAAAATTACTAATGTACAATGAGAATCGTTAGTCTATGGCTAGGGTGCCAAAGAGGGGTGAGTCCAGGGAATTTGAATCGACCTTACCCCCGTCggtttttattttattagcACGATTTATAATCTTATTCTTCAGTATCTTCCGTTTATCAAACCATCTCTTGATTTTCTTAATTCCACTACCGTTGGCTATTGTGGCAAAGaatttgctaaataaaCCGGTAAACGCAGTTTGCAGCCTATCCAGAATCTTAAACTGTGACTTTAATATGCTCCAAGCCGCCAATCCTGCCATAGGAAGTATGAAATATGGGCCAATGCTGGCCATTAGACCTACAGAAAACACATCCTGCACCGCAGTTTGTGTGGCAGTTGTAGCAATGGATTTTATAGGCTCTGCAATACAAAGTTTCCTTCCAGGCCGCGGCCTTGGAACGAACCAACAAGTTTCAGGCGGACCAATCCCAACATCAGCTGCGTGCTGAGCAATATCCATTCCACTCAATATAGCATGTGAGGCAATCGATCCCAACCCGATATAGCCTGAAATTTCACCTATTCTGGATGATTTGCGTTTTTGTTGCcaatttacaacaaaattgcCCAGATATGGTGCTTGGATACTGAGCATACGTGATACATATGGATAACCCATACCCCCAAACAACATACTTGCCACTTTCATAATTGAGGCAAAATAGAATGCCTTACCATACTTTAGTGCCTTTATTTCCCTTTTCACCTTCCTAGGCAACATGTTATCATACATATGCAACACCGAGTCGCCTTTTAGTATATACTTGAAGCTGTTGATATATTCGGGCTTCGACATGTCGTTTAGAGAACTATTACTGGATAAGGATTTCTCAAATTGCTTTATTGCCGCAGGATTGTTTAGTGTGTTAAGTGTAAATGCGATTAGGGATCTCCAAATTGATATACAATGATCTGCACATTGTGAATGTTGAAATTCAATCTTCCTTTCCTCAATCGACATATGAGGGTATCTAATGCTAAT
The DNA window shown above is from Babesia microti strain RI chromosome III, complete genome and carries:
- a CDS encoding leucine-rich repeat protein (LRR3) (overlaps_old_locusTagID:BBM_III04685;~overlaps_old_locusTagID:BBM_III04690), whose amino-acid sequence is MSSSLTLAELAKQFKGIDKGFDIKKIVLEDSNVRDIESLEPFTSLEYISFRCNNLDSIEFLINNYYLRHINLSNNKLNLLDVRITQLSKLEYINLANNNLDDISPLNDCTNLKVIVANNNKITKFPRISKLESLEILILSDNLIESVGLPSAHNKKLAKVSLSRNKIREFPLTKFWPSLKELRLNGNKIITLPSKDQLDVMSSIRTLDLGNNSIYDKSYALNLKAFVNLRDLNLLGNPVSDKITIEELELERLIIYNSRKIAKRDAGNNDRKTAKTRKKQYSLQNTK
- a CDS encoding hypothetical protein (overlaps_old_locusTagID:BBM_III04685), whose protein sequence is MRHRYQSLKMKFTQSLLVVAACQIFISASTYARVLDKNVKYPDIDFYSLIEDQLTHLESTLGNKLSNRLIQIFEKYGMDPNLQYNSLLQMLSFVEELNVDTGKKLAGNGEEKVNLSWGKRLKKTLLSAGKHIHSKGRKYIKGALKTIVKVALRESFIHLLPQLEKINEHSIMSLKEEYRPSFARFIFNLYSKLFDRFGTVPPKSFTRESFEKKFGMEKNSASLKDLVVTSK
- a CDS encoding Putative transferase CAF17 mitochondrial (overlaps_old_locusTagID:BBM_III04685); its protein translation is MLETMTEKLLRLVKNNIVCKIPNRSYIRLNGSDTEHFLQGITTNNLTKLIQETPIANKYPAISSLFLTPHGKIVADCFIIKMQSGYLIDVGNRSYQDLIDLFKRRKLSSNVSITPIIRNIYQFLPPLIATTSPNEQKITTTNDLFPQISNEYYQDPRHWKLGLRILSQNDDIQGIERENYDFENHNFYKILLRYLELIEDVGYAYGKRLVPQDINLDNELYISRTKGCYTGQEIVNKLRNGILFPRYQLIAGVGFDSRLKDADVDQMLKNLGVNTHIQRDILLALISYINNDGQIPQDYCMKLIQRS